From Chloroflexota bacterium, the proteins below share one genomic window:
- a CDS encoding SDR family oxidoreductase: MQLRGAVSLVTGGNGGLGRRICNALAREGSNVAVVCRSSREDAEGVAAELRGYDVKAEVFLADVTVQEQIAALYEQVLAQFGRIDVLVNNAAYNQFVAFKDLEGLTPDIWNTILNANTTGPFLCIREIAPIMKRQGGGRIINVSSVAGFAPSGSSIAYAVSKSALNHLTRCMAVALAPDILVNCVAPGLMEGTRMTARLHPDQVKNARAGALIGKAADRDDVAEQVVTFAKTDSTTGQNLVIDGGRYFH, encoded by the coding sequence ATGCAGTTGCGCGGCGCGGTGTCTTTGGTGACCGGTGGGAACGGCGGACTGGGCCGGCGGATCTGCAACGCGCTGGCCCGCGAAGGCTCGAACGTGGCGGTGGTCTGCCGCTCCTCGCGGGAGGACGCCGAGGGCGTGGCCGCCGAGCTGCGCGGCTACGACGTGAAGGCCGAGGTCTTCCTGGCCGACGTCACCGTCCAGGAGCAGATCGCCGCCCTCTACGAGCAGGTGCTGGCCCAGTTTGGGCGCATCGACGTGCTGGTGAACAACGCGGCCTACAACCAGTTCGTGGCGTTCAAGGATCTGGAAGGGCTCACGCCGGACATCTGGAACACCATCCTGAACGCCAACACGACCGGCCCGTTCCTCTGCATCCGCGAGATCGCCCCGATCATGAAGCGCCAGGGGGGCGGGCGGATCATCAACGTCAGCTCGGTGGCCGGTTTTGCGCCATCGGGCAGCAGCATCGCCTACGCCGTGTCGAAGTCGGCGCTCAACCACCTGACGCGGTGCATGGCGGTGGCGCTCGCGCCGGACATCCTGGTCAACTGCGTCGCTCCTGGCCTGATGGAGGGGACGCGCATGACGGCGCGCCTCCACCCCGACCAGGTCAAGAACGCGCGCGCGGGTGCGCTGATCGGGAAGGCTGCCGACCGCGACGACGTGGCCGAGCAGGTCGTGACGTTCGCCAAGACGGACAGCACAACCGGCCAGAACCTGGTGATCGACGGCGGCCGCTACTTCCACTGA
- the cofC gene encoding 2-phospho-L-lactate guanylyltransferase, translating to MVDRLGERQSGGLWVVIPYKGSAGSKRRLAGLLDADARTRLSQTMFVGVLAAACNASTVERVLVLHPGDAWVVAPDHARLTFLAEAPEIDIAPDDGPGDGLNRALRQAQRVATSGGAAGLLMLPSDLPTVTTGDIDALSAAAEQANVVIAPDGAREGTNALLLSPPAAIAPRFGVGSFVEHQRQARAADVPLRTVERAGLALDLDTPDDVQRLLLNAANCPAARLLRDLGLTLEAVEQAGRSAAASARP from the coding sequence ATGGTCGATCGCCTGGGCGAGCGGCAGAGCGGCGGACTGTGGGTCGTCATCCCGTACAAGGGGTCGGCTGGCAGCAAGCGCCGCCTCGCCGGCCTGCTGGACGCCGACGCACGCACGCGTCTGAGTCAGACGATGTTTGTCGGCGTGCTGGCGGCCGCCTGCAACGCGAGCACGGTCGAGCGGGTGCTGGTGCTGCACCCTGGCGACGCATGGGTGGTGGCGCCTGACCATGCGCGGTTGACCTTCCTGGCCGAGGCCCCTGAGATCGACATCGCGCCCGACGACGGCCCTGGTGACGGTCTGAACCGGGCGCTGCGCCAGGCGCAGCGCGTTGCCACGTCGGGCGGCGCGGCAGGCCTGCTGATGTTGCCCTCAGACCTGCCCACCGTCACGACAGGTGACATCGACGCGCTCAGCGCGGCCGCCGAGCAGGCGAACGTCGTCATCGCGCCCGACGGCGCTCGCGAGGGCACCAACGCGCTGCTGCTGTCGCCGCCGGCCGCTATCGCGCCGCGTTTCGGCGTCGGGAGCTTCGTGGAGCATCAGCGGCAGGCACGCGCGGCTGACGTGCCGCTCCGCACAGTGGAGCGGGCAGGGCTGGCGCTGGACCTCGACACGCCAGACGATGTGCAGCGTCTCTTGCTCAACGCGGCCAACTGCCCGGCAGCGCGCCTGCTCCGCGACCTGGGCCTGACGCTGGAGGCCGTCGAGCAGGCCGGGCGCTCGGCCGCCGCCAGCGCCCGGCCCTAG
- the tgt gene encoding tRNA guanosine(34) transglycosylase Tgt — protein sequence MHFEIVARCPDTGARAGRLHTPHGVVETPAFMPVGTQATVKGLLPSDLATIQPECVLANAYHLATRPGAAMVARRGGVHRFMRWDGPMLTDSGGFQVFSLAALREIDDEGVTIRSHLNGRPRRFTPASVMRIEEQIGADIIMPLDECIGYPSTREQAERALERTHRWALQAQRAHRRGDQLLFAIVQGGMEPDLRVQAARALAPAGFPGYAIGGLSVGEPRETMDRLVQITTPELPEDRPRYLMGVGEPDQLLAYAAAGIDMFDCVLPTRLGRNGYAYTSEGRLNVARAALRAETGPLDPACTCVTCQRYGRAFLHHLVRTGEPLGPRLISLHNVAYLVGLLRTLRKGIIERAAG from the coding sequence ATGCACTTCGAGATCGTGGCGCGCTGCCCAGACACGGGCGCACGCGCCGGGCGCTTACACACCCCGCACGGCGTCGTGGAGACGCCAGCCTTCATGCCGGTCGGCACCCAGGCGACGGTCAAAGGTCTGCTGCCGTCCGACCTTGCCACGATCCAGCCGGAATGCGTCCTGGCGAACGCCTACCATCTCGCCACGCGCCCGGGCGCGGCGATGGTGGCGCGGCGGGGCGGCGTCCACCGGTTCATGCGCTGGGACGGCCCGATGTTGACCGACAGCGGCGGCTTCCAGGTCTTCTCGCTGGCGGCGCTCCGCGAGATTGACGACGAGGGCGTGACGATCCGCTCGCACCTGAACGGGCGGCCCCGGCGCTTCACGCCGGCCTCGGTGATGCGGATCGAGGAGCAGATCGGCGCGGACATCATCATGCCGCTAGACGAGTGCATCGGCTACCCGAGCACGCGCGAGCAGGCCGAGCGCGCCCTGGAGCGCACCCACCGCTGGGCGCTCCAGGCGCAGCGGGCGCACCGCCGCGGCGATCAGTTGCTGTTCGCCATCGTGCAGGGCGGCATGGAGCCGGACCTGCGCGTCCAGGCGGCCCGCGCCCTCGCGCCGGCCGGCTTCCCGGGCTACGCCATCGGCGGCCTGAGCGTCGGGGAGCCGCGCGAGACGATGGACCGGCTCGTCCAGATCACCACGCCGGAGTTACCCGAGGACCGGCCCCGCTACCTGATGGGGGTTGGCGAGCCAGATCAGCTTCTCGCCTACGCGGCAGCGGGCATCGACATGTTCGACTGCGTCCTGCCGACGCGGCTCGGGCGTAACGGCTACGCCTACACCTCGGAGGGGCGGCTCAACGTCGCGCGGGCGGCCCTGCGCGCCGAGACCGGGCCGCTCGACCCGGCCTGCACCTGTGTCACCTGTCAGCGGTACGGTCGGGCGTTCCTGCACCACCTGGTACGGACCGGCGAGCCGCTCGGCCCACGGCTGATCAGCCTGCACAACGTGGCGTACCTCGTCGGCCTGTTGCGAACGCTCCGCAAGGGTATCATCGAACGGGCCGCCGGGTGA
- a CDS encoding dioxygenase, whose protein sequence is MSTGPTASRMPAVYLSHGAPTLVDDPIWPGQLAAWAADLPRPKAILVVSAHWEAAPVTIGATTAVPLIYDFWGFPEKYYQITYPAPGAPELAQRVRQLLAPAIPVAEEPTRGLDHGAYVPLTQMYPDADIPVLQISMPSEDPRQLLEVGRRLAPLRGEGVLIVGSGFMTHSFDAIRQMRMGASGIPSALVEFDAWAAESLARKDVDTLLDYQQTAPGLAYAHPTVDHFVPLFITLGADLEQQSDAETAVGGFWMANSKRSVQFG, encoded by the coding sequence ATGTCCACCGGTCCCACCGCCAGCCGCATGCCGGCCGTCTATCTCAGCCACGGCGCACCCACGCTCGTCGACGACCCGATCTGGCCAGGTCAGCTGGCGGCGTGGGCAGCCGATCTCCCCCGTCCGAAGGCGATCCTCGTGGTCTCGGCGCACTGGGAGGCAGCGCCGGTGACCATCGGCGCGACGACCGCCGTGCCGTTGATCTACGACTTCTGGGGCTTCCCGGAGAAGTACTACCAGATCACCTACCCTGCGCCGGGCGCTCCCGAGCTGGCGCAGCGGGTCCGGCAGCTGCTCGCGCCGGCCATCCCCGTGGCCGAGGAGCCGACGCGCGGCCTCGATCACGGCGCGTACGTGCCGCTGACCCAGATGTACCCGGACGCCGACATTCCGGTGCTGCAGATCTCGATGCCGAGCGAAGATCCTCGGCAATTGCTGGAGGTCGGGCGGCGGCTGGCCCCCCTGCGCGGCGAGGGCGTGCTGATCGTGGGCAGCGGCTTCATGACCCACAGCTTCGACGCGATCCGGCAGATGCGGATGGGCGCGTCCGGCATCCCGAGCGCGCTGGTCGAGTTCGACGCCTGGGCGGCCGAGTCGCTCGCCCGAAAGGACGTCGATACGCTCCTGGACTACCAGCAGACCGCCCCCGGGCTGGCCTACGCCCACCCGACAGTGGATCACTTCGTGCCGCTGTTCATCACCCTGGGGGCTGACCTGGAGCAGCAGTCGGACGCCGAGACGGCGGTCGGCGGCTTCTGGATGGCGAACTCGAAGCGGTCGGTGCAGTTCGGCTGA
- the queA gene encoding tRNA preQ1(34) S-adenosylmethionine ribosyltransferase-isomerase QueA, translating to MCPRRPSDDQPTRPAGAGNIRAGEDRSGPAGSARRTVVPFESLGRLLPSLPTEQFAYELPPELIAQEPATPRDSSRLLVVDRATGRFTHARFSEIGRWLRAGDLLVVNRSRVVPARLAARRRPGGGAAEILLLKRVGPGRWEALVKPGRKLEPGSVVDLGSGIVGEVVERSAAGGRLIQFSLETKAAPPGDVDAAAPGDVDAAAPGDVDAAAPGDVDAAVLALGSLPLPPYIHGYTGDPERYQTVYGDQLGSAAAPTAGLHFTPPLLESLAAQGVGLATVTLHVGLDTFRPVKVDDLAQHEIHRETCTLPTETAEAISETRARGGRVVAVGTTTVRTLETAGAASEDGQLAAWTGDTGLFIVPGYRFRVVDAMVTNFHLPRSTLLALVSAFAGRDLIMAAYAEAIRERYRFFSFGDATLLL from the coding sequence ATGTGTCCTCGGCGGCCATCCGACGACCAACCGACGCGGCCGGCTGGCGCTGGTAACATTCGTGCTGGAGAGGATCGTAGCGGACCGGCGGGGTCCGCCCGGAGGACCGTGGTGCCGTTCGAGAGCCTGGGAAGGCTCCTGCCGTCCCTCCCCACCGAGCAGTTCGCCTACGAGCTGCCGCCGGAGCTGATCGCGCAGGAGCCGGCCACCCCCCGCGACAGCTCGCGGCTGCTGGTGGTGGACCGCGCAACCGGGCGCTTCACGCACGCACGTTTCTCCGAGATCGGCCGCTGGCTGCGGGCTGGCGACCTGCTGGTGGTGAATCGGAGTCGGGTGGTGCCGGCGCGGCTGGCTGCTCGCCGCCGGCCGGGCGGCGGGGCCGCCGAGATCCTGCTGCTGAAGCGGGTCGGGCCCGGCCGGTGGGAAGCGCTGGTCAAGCCCGGGCGGAAGCTGGAGCCAGGCAGCGTCGTCGACCTGGGCAGCGGGATCGTCGGCGAGGTCGTGGAGCGCTCGGCGGCCGGCGGCCGGCTGATCCAGTTCTCACTGGAGACGAAGGCGGCCCCTCCTGGCGACGTGGACGCGGCGGCTCCTGGCGACGTGGACGCGGCGGCTCCTGGCGACGTGGACGCGGCGGCTCCTGGCGACGTGGACGCGGCGGTGCTGGCGCTCGGTAGCCTCCCGTTGCCGCCCTACATCCACGGCTACACCGGCGACCCTGAGCGCTACCAGACGGTCTACGGCGATCAGCTCGGGTCGGCTGCTGCGCCAACGGCCGGTTTGCATTTCACGCCGCCGCTGCTCGAATCGCTGGCGGCCCAGGGTGTCGGGCTGGCGACCGTGACCCTGCACGTCGGGCTGGATACCTTCCGCCCCGTCAAGGTGGATGACCTCGCCCAGCACGAGATTCACCGCGAGACCTGCACGCTGCCGACGGAGACTGCCGAGGCCATCAGCGAGACGCGGGCACGTGGCGGGCGGGTCGTGGCGGTCGGCACGACGACGGTGCGGACCCTGGAAACGGCCGGGGCTGCGTCAGAGGATGGTCAACTCGCGGCGTGGACTGGCGACACGGGCCTCTTCATCGTGCCGGGGTACCGGTTCCGCGTCGTCGATGCGATGGTGACGAACTTTCACCTGCCGCGCTCGACGCTCCTGGCGCTGGTCAGCGCGTTCGCGGGGCGAGACCTGATCATGGCGGCCTACGCGGAAGCGATCCGCGAGCGCTACCGGTTCTTCTCGTTCGGAGACGCGACGCTGCTGCTGTGA
- a CDS encoding polyphosphate polymerase domain-containing protein, with product MLSTPLQLVPETGELALARAIFPIVERTDDRVARMLGEFQPTSLGALSSISLLNRVDTKFLIAASDLPGMLAQLVQHYAILEIDGLRQHAYRTVYFDTADFALYRDHHDGRQVRHKVRSRTYLDSDLSFFEIKTRTDAGRTVKQRLQTVTPIDELTPTARALLAAHVPPHEQQLFPTLRNDFRRITLAGLHTAERLTIDLGIQFTGVGDGPTRGHAAMLPGIVVAELKQSGVDRGSPFAQVMQRRSIRPTRVSKYCVGIALLAPHAVEHAFAGQLRAIEALSGRPALVS from the coding sequence ATGTTGTCCACACCGCTGCAGCTTGTGCCTGAGACCGGCGAGCTCGCCCTGGCCCGAGCTATCTTCCCCATCGTCGAGCGGACCGATGACCGAGTTGCGCGGATGCTTGGCGAATTCCAGCCGACATCGCTCGGCGCACTGTCGTCGATCTCCCTGCTCAATCGAGTGGACACAAAATTCCTGATTGCCGCGTCAGATCTCCCCGGTATGCTCGCCCAGCTCGTGCAGCACTACGCGATCCTGGAGATCGACGGCCTGCGCCAGCACGCCTATCGTACGGTCTACTTCGACACGGCGGACTTCGCCCTCTACCGCGACCATCATGATGGCCGCCAGGTCCGCCACAAGGTCCGCAGCCGCACCTATCTCGACAGCGATCTCTCGTTCTTCGAGATCAAGACCCGCACAGATGCCGGCCGGACCGTGAAGCAGCGGTTGCAGACGGTCACGCCCATCGACGAGCTGACGCCGACCGCCCGCGCGCTGCTCGCCGCGCACGTGCCGCCCCACGAGCAACAGCTCTTCCCGACCCTCCGCAACGACTTTCGGCGCATCACGCTGGCCGGCCTGCACACGGCCGAACGACTCACCATCGACCTCGGCATTCAGTTCACCGGGGTGGGCGACGGCCCGACGCGCGGCCACGCCGCGATGCTGCCCGGGATCGTCGTCGCCGAGCTGAAGCAGAGCGGGGTGGATCGCGGCTCGCCGTTCGCCCAGGTGATGCAGCGGCGGAGCATCCGCCCGACCCGGGTCAGCAAGTACTGCGTCGGGATCGCGCTGCTGGCGCCGCACGCCGTCGAGCATGCGTTCGCGGGGCAGCTGCGGGCCATCGAAGCGCTGAGCGGCCGGCCGGCGCTGGTCAGCTAG
- a CDS encoding branched-chain amino acid transaminase — protein sequence MTDKRHPTYLLMNGELVLYDDARVHVLSTAFKYGATVFEGLRAYWNAEQGELYGFRLREHFQRLVESLRICRMGSPLTVEEYTADLLKLIRANGLREDQHMRVSAFVEADDGGLGSSGPISVSMAALPMGRYFAKEGLDIQVSSWTRISDTSMPPRVKAVPNYHNSRLALLQARADGYDDALLLTGEGKVTEGPGYALFMVRGGRLITPPVTSGILESITRDAVLTLAEDAGLRIEERLIDRTELYIADELFFCGSAAEVTPVFSVDRITVGSGSTGPTTATLRQAFLATVRAERADTHGWLTPIFAAEAAAVAASTAVSAT from the coding sequence ATGACCGACAAGCGACACCCCACCTACCTGCTCATGAATGGCGAGCTTGTCCTCTACGACGACGCGCGCGTCCACGTGCTCAGCACGGCATTCAAGTACGGCGCGACCGTCTTCGAGGGGCTGCGCGCCTACTGGAACGCGGAGCAGGGCGAGCTGTACGGCTTCCGCCTGCGCGAGCACTTCCAGCGGCTCGTCGAGTCGCTTCGCATCTGCCGGATGGGGTCGCCGCTGACCGTCGAGGAGTACACCGCCGACCTGCTCAAGCTGATCCGCGCCAACGGCCTGCGCGAGGATCAGCACATGCGCGTCTCGGCGTTCGTGGAGGCGGACGACGGCGGGCTGGGCTCCTCGGGGCCGATCTCCGTCTCGATGGCGGCGCTGCCGATGGGCCGCTACTTCGCGAAGGAGGGCCTGGACATCCAGGTCAGCTCCTGGACGCGCATCTCTGACACGTCGATGCCGCCGCGCGTCAAGGCCGTGCCCAACTACCACAACTCGCGCCTGGCCCTGCTCCAGGCCCGCGCCGACGGCTACGACGACGCCCTGCTGCTGACCGGGGAGGGGAAGGTCACCGAGGGGCCGGGCTACGCCCTGTTCATGGTGCGCGGCGGCAGGCTGATCACCCCGCCGGTCACGTCCGGCATCCTGGAGAGCATCACCCGCGACGCCGTCCTGACCCTGGCTGAGGACGCCGGCCTCCGCATCGAGGAGCGGCTCATCGACCGGACCGAGCTGTACATCGCCGACGAGCTGTTCTTCTGTGGCAGCGCCGCCGAGGTGACGCCCGTCTTCTCGGTGGACCGCATCACCGTGGGCAGCGGCTCGACCGGCCCGACGACCGCCACGTTGCGCCAGGCGTTCCTGGCAACGGTCCGCGCCGAGCGGGCCGACACCCACGGCTGGCTGACGCCGATCTTCGCAGCCGAGGCGGCGGCCGTGGCTGCGTCAACCGCCGTCAGCGCCACCTGA
- a CDS encoding sulfite oxidase-like oxidoreductase, whose amino-acid sequence MAFNFFNKGRLERSKALGDRLPPGQYQTEKWPVLHYGSVPAFNPETWTFTVSGLVENPMHLTYAQFRDLPTVTIKTDIHCVTRWSMFDSEWTGVAFRDIMRLVRPRPEARFVMALAENKFTANVPLADLDRDDVLLLFQRNGENISPEHGWPLRLFVPHLYFWKSAKWLRGLEFVAEDKAGFWESYGYHMRGDPWKEERYDGD is encoded by the coding sequence ATGGCGTTCAACTTCTTCAACAAGGGGCGGCTGGAGCGCTCGAAAGCGCTCGGCGACCGCCTTCCCCCGGGGCAGTACCAGACCGAAAAGTGGCCGGTGCTGCACTACGGCTCGGTGCCGGCCTTCAACCCGGAGACCTGGACCTTCACCGTCTCGGGCCTGGTCGAGAACCCGATGCACCTGACCTACGCGCAGTTTCGCGATCTCCCGACGGTCACCATCAAGACCGACATCCACTGCGTGACGCGCTGGAGCATGTTCGACAGCGAGTGGACGGGCGTCGCCTTCCGAGACATCATGCGGCTGGTCCGGCCCCGACCAGAGGCCAGATTCGTGATGGCGCTCGCCGAGAACAAGTTCACGGCGAATGTCCCGCTTGCCGACCTGGACCGCGACGACGTGCTGCTGCTGTTCCAGCGGAACGGCGAGAACATCTCGCCGGAGCACGGCTGGCCGCTGCGGCTCTTCGTGCCGCACCTCTACTTCTGGAAGAGCGCCAAATGGCTGCGCGGCCTGGAGTTCGTCGCGGAGGACAAGGCCGGCTTCTGGGAGTCGTACGGGTATCACATGCGCGGTGACCCCTGGAAGGAAGAGCGGTACGACGGCGACTGA
- a CDS encoding C39 family peptidase — translation MHRWLNGSLHSGARRAVGVLTLAAALVGLLPGIVPTAPAYAQNVESAPAIEPATAWAKTAKETAIWSGWDSAAVEFAKIPKDITVQMIELRGARAYVYFPGDGKGHKAGEVWIDRADLTDAPWPRWARARRATHLRTMPNLLSEEITTLTRGQYIETTGETRGRWAQAFYLTDRAPGEWVMGWVDGLDLMLPRGDQAEISTYMLTRTALMTSAPDLWLRVPYRSQIDGSPYADANCGPTSVAMALEALGKSEPLGTLREMALTLQENPRCDDCGTYIQHLAAVAEMRGAKSYGLRQEDGGWRRWTLDDIRAELRQQRVVIPQVKYRQLPGRGRVGYGGDHYIVLVGIAGQSFIYNDPVDSDGRGYGRLISAEQLEAAMSNANGEFARTAFAVGK, via the coding sequence TTGCACCGCTGGCTGAACGGATCGCTCCACTCGGGCGCACGGCGGGCCGTCGGCGTCCTCACACTCGCCGCCGCGCTGGTCGGGCTGCTGCCCGGGATCGTGCCGACGGCCCCGGCCTACGCGCAGAACGTCGAGAGCGCGCCGGCCATCGAGCCGGCCACCGCCTGGGCGAAGACGGCCAAAGAGACGGCGATCTGGTCCGGCTGGGACAGCGCAGCCGTCGAGTTCGCGAAGATCCCGAAGGACATCACCGTCCAGATGATCGAGCTGCGGGGTGCTCGCGCCTACGTCTACTTTCCGGGCGACGGCAAAGGCCACAAGGCCGGCGAGGTCTGGATCGACCGGGCCGATCTGACGGACGCGCCCTGGCCGCGCTGGGCCCGCGCCCGCCGCGCCACACACCTCCGCACCATGCCGAATCTGCTGTCCGAAGAGATCACTACCCTGACCCGTGGCCAGTACATCGAGACCACGGGCGAGACGCGCGGACGCTGGGCGCAGGCGTTCTACCTGACTGACCGTGCGCCGGGCGAGTGGGTCATGGGCTGGGTCGATGGCCTGGACTTGATGCTGCCGCGCGGCGACCAGGCCGAGATCTCGACTTACATGCTGACCCGGACCGCGCTGATGACCTCCGCGCCGGACCTGTGGCTGCGCGTGCCGTATCGCAGCCAGATCGACGGCAGCCCCTACGCCGACGCCAACTGCGGACCGACGAGCGTGGCGATGGCGCTCGAAGCGCTCGGCAAGAGCGAGCCGCTCGGGACGCTGCGCGAGATGGCGCTCACGCTCCAGGAGAACCCGCGCTGCGACGACTGCGGCACCTACATCCAGCACCTCGCGGCCGTGGCCGAGATGCGCGGCGCGAAGAGCTACGGCCTGCGCCAGGAGGACGGCGGCTGGCGGCGCTGGACGCTGGACGACATCCGCGCCGAGTTGCGGCAGCAGCGCGTCGTCATTCCCCAGGTCAAGTACCGCCAACTCCCAGGCCGCGGCCGCGTCGGCTACGGCGGCGACCACTACATCGTGCTGGTCGGGATCGCCGGGCAGAGCTTCATCTACAACGACCCCGTAGACAGCGACGGGCGCGGCTACGGCCGGCTGATCAGCGCCGAGCAGCTTGAGGCCGCGATGTCGAACGCCAACGGCGAGTTCGCCCGGACCGCGTTCGCCGTCGGCAAGTAG
- a CDS encoding response regulator has protein sequence MASILIADDEPHVRALLRMILSPTFRVIEAGDGAAALKLATEHRPAVAILDVRMPHLSGHEVCRMLRAADATRDIPVIMITANGTQEDRRAAIAIGADHFLAKPFSPAVLLRLVTALIAELGIVLA, from the coding sequence ATGGCCAGCATCTTGATCGCGGACGACGAGCCACACGTTCGAGCGTTGCTCCGCATGATCCTGTCTCCGACCTTTCGGGTGATCGAGGCCGGCGATGGCGCCGCTGCGCTGAAACTGGCGACCGAGCATCGGCCGGCCGTCGCGATCCTCGACGTGCGCATGCCCCACCTCAGCGGACACGAAGTCTGCCGGATGCTGCGCGCCGCCGACGCGACCAGGGACATCCCCGTCATCATGATCACCGCGAACGGCACCCAGGAAGACCGCCGTGCGGCCATCGCCATCGGCGCGGATCACTTCCTGGCCAAGCCGTTCAGCCCCGCCGTGCTGCTCCGCCTCGTGACTGCGCTGATCGCGGAACTCGGGATCGTGCTGGCCTGA
- a CDS encoding acyl-CoA dehydrogenase family protein: MLNYYDLPFTDEERLVQQSTREWVEAVALPGIADHFEAATFPKHLIPEMGKLGLFGASMPTYGAGMPYSCYGLICQELERCDSGLRSFVSVQSSLTMFPIYAFGSEAQKQKYLPKMADGELIGCFGLTEPDHGSDPSGMETRAASDGDGWVINGAKMWITNGTIADLCIIWAKTPDGIRGFVVDTDTKGFSARKVEKKLSLRASVTAELHFDDMRVPASALLPGTKGIGSALRCLNEARFGIAWGVIGAAMACFESALEYSKIRPQFGKPIAGFQLTQEKLADMLTAITQAQLVALQLARLKDGGALRHQQVSLAKRANAASALQVARTARTILGGNGISLEHPIIRHMANLETVITYEGTHEIHTLILGQDLTGIAAFS, from the coding sequence ATGTTGAACTACTACGATCTGCCCTTTACCGACGAGGAACGCCTCGTACAGCAATCCACGCGCGAGTGGGTCGAGGCCGTGGCCCTGCCAGGCATCGCCGACCACTTCGAGGCGGCCACCTTCCCGAAGCACCTGATCCCGGAGATGGGCAAGCTCGGCCTCTTCGGCGCGAGCATGCCGACGTACGGCGCCGGCATGCCGTACTCCTGCTACGGGCTGATCTGCCAGGAGCTTGAGCGGTGCGACTCCGGCCTGCGAAGCTTCGTCTCGGTCCAGAGCAGCCTGACGATGTTCCCGATCTACGCCTTCGGGTCTGAGGCGCAGAAGCAGAAGTACCTGCCGAAGATGGCCGACGGCGAGCTGATCGGCTGCTTCGGCCTGACCGAGCCAGACCACGGCTCGGACCCCTCCGGCATGGAGACGCGCGCCGCCTCCGACGGCGACGGCTGGGTCATCAACGGTGCGAAGATGTGGATCACCAACGGCACCATCGCTGACCTTTGCATCATCTGGGCGAAGACGCCAGACGGCATTCGTGGGTTCGTGGTGGACACGGACACGAAGGGGTTCAGCGCGCGGAAGGTCGAGAAGAAGCTCTCGCTGCGGGCCTCGGTGACCGCCGAGTTGCACTTCGACGACATGCGGGTGCCGGCCTCGGCGCTGCTGCCGGGCACGAAGGGGATCGGGTCGGCGCTGCGGTGCCTCAACGAGGCGCGCTTCGGCATCGCCTGGGGCGTCATCGGCGCGGCGATGGCCTGCTTCGAGAGCGCGCTGGAGTACAGCAAGATCCGACCGCAGTTCGGCAAGCCGATCGCCGGCTTCCAGCTCACCCAGGAGAAACTGGCCGACATGCTGACCGCCATCACCCAGGCGCAGCTGGTGGCCTTGCAGCTCGCCCGGCTAAAGGATGGCGGCGCGCTGCGGCACCAGCAGGTCTCCCTGGCGAAGCGCGCCAACGCAGCCTCGGCCTTGCAGGTGGCCCGAACGGCGCGGACGATCCTTGGCGGCAACGGCATCAGCCTGGAACACCCGATCATCCGCCACATGGCGAACCTCGAAACGGTCATCACCTACGAGGGCACCCACGAGATCCACACGCTCATCCTCGGGCAGGATCTGACCGGTATCGCCGCGTTTAGCTGA